The Paenalcaligenes faecalis genome has a window encoding:
- a CDS encoding TetR/AcrR family transcriptional regulator gives MSTRPTLTREDWIQAAQRILIKGGIDTVRIDNLAKELTITRGSFYYHFKSREELLQSLLTNWRARATENIIQQLGSTQYSPSERLQHLLGLPFRGNAAREAAAFEIGIRGWARRDPLARQAMDEVDSHRLHYIESVLLQMGYEPQKAHDTASLIYAYQLSISIVQPNSFSTERYEQHLRIIQQWLL, from the coding sequence ATGTCGACTCGCCCTACCCTTACTCGGGAAGACTGGATCCAAGCCGCACAGCGTATTTTAATTAAAGGCGGAATTGATACCGTCCGCATTGATAATTTAGCCAAAGAACTCACTATTACTCGCGGCAGTTTCTATTATCATTTCAAGAGCCGCGAGGAATTACTACAAAGTTTGCTGACTAATTGGCGTGCCAGAGCTACCGAAAACATCATTCAACAACTAGGCAGCACTCAGTATTCGCCCAGCGAAAGACTGCAACATTTACTCGGCTTGCCTTTTCGCGGTAATGCAGCCCGCGAAGCCGCTGCTTTTGAAATTGGAATTCGTGGCTGGGCTCGTCGTGATCCGTTAGCCCGCCAAGCCATGGACGAGGTAGACAGTCACCGACTGCACTACATTGAAAGCGTGTTACTACAAATGGGTTACGAGCCACAAAAAGCGCACGATACGGCCTCATTAATTTATGCCTATCAGCTCAGCATATCCATTGTGCAACCGAACAGTTTCTCTACTGAACGATACGAACAACACCTACGTATTATTCAGCAATGGCTGCTTTAA
- a CDS encoding LysR family transcriptional regulator, translating into MNLRFLDTFLVIARLGSFRSAATELGLTQAAISGRVAALEADLGQPLFERTSRDSRLTPAGQMVLHYAKHLLNTESALREAVTEHTKQQAAVVRLGIKGQFASAWLADLLIFLTDLQPQIQVIVQTGSSQYLQQLLISDALDLVISAAPLTRQVGIRNQKVADLEVGWFSLPPAQLPLAISLAELARKTPMVCASVGSPLSLTLHDLLKKEGVNACRIHGTEALDTLMLFLRRGCTAYVPKYWVMNALHQQEIVQLPCMTDAPTLPVTINWRNDAADQAVNAIRLGVAAFIKAAIAE; encoded by the coding sequence ATGAATTTACGATTTTTAGACACCTTTTTGGTGATTGCGCGTCTAGGTAGTTTTCGATCAGCAGCAACTGAGTTGGGCTTAACTCAGGCTGCTATTTCTGGGCGTGTGGCTGCCCTAGAAGCCGATTTAGGTCAGCCCCTTTTTGAGCGTACATCCAGAGATAGTCGATTAACGCCCGCTGGACAAATGGTGCTGCATTACGCGAAGCATCTTTTGAACACAGAGTCAGCATTACGCGAGGCTGTAACAGAGCACACCAAGCAACAAGCGGCGGTGGTTCGGTTGGGGATTAAAGGACAGTTTGCAAGCGCTTGGTTAGCTGATTTATTGATTTTTTTGACTGATTTACAGCCGCAGATACAGGTAATTGTACAAACAGGTAGTAGCCAGTATTTGCAGCAATTGCTGATAAGTGATGCGCTTGATTTGGTGATTAGTGCTGCGCCACTGACTCGTCAGGTTGGGATACGCAATCAAAAGGTGGCGGATCTAGAGGTGGGTTGGTTTTCTTTGCCGCCAGCACAGCTGCCTTTAGCAATTAGTTTGGCCGAATTAGCCCGAAAAACCCCTATGGTCTGTGCGTCGGTAGGCTCTCCCTTGTCATTGACATTACATGACCTACTCAAAAAAGAAGGGGTTAATGCCTGTCGTATCCATGGAACAGAGGCATTAGACACCCTCATGCTTTTTTTACGCCGAGGTTGTACTGCGTATGTGCCAAAATATTGGGTAATGAACGCACTGCACCAGCAAGAGATTGTTCAATTACCTTGCATGACAGATGCGCCAACCTTGCCTGTCACAATAAATTGGCGCAATGATGCGGCGGATCAAGCCGTGAATGCGATACGCTTGGGTGTAGCCGCATTTATTAAAGCAGCCATTGCTGAATAA
- a CDS encoding HAD family hydrolase — protein MQFNAVLFDCDGVLVDSEPISLNILRKMLADLGWPLSYAESKKIFVGKSTKEEIDFIQKKLNRKLDEDWLQTFTVRRNQALRQQLVAVPGIYDCLKQVRKKWPNLIACASAAEKSKIMLQLDKVGLTDFFTGRIFSGVDVARNKPFPDVYITAAHALGVDPKDCAIIEDSITGITAGVQAGATVFAYCPDEEDPTPLQQAGAHHVFHQMQQLPLLLQGHTS, from the coding sequence ATGCAATTTAACGCCGTTCTATTTGATTGTGATGGAGTCTTAGTAGATAGCGAACCCATAAGCCTAAATATCTTACGTAAAATGCTTGCTGACTTAGGCTGGCCCCTCAGTTATGCCGAAAGCAAAAAAATATTTGTCGGTAAATCCACCAAAGAAGAAATCGACTTCATTCAAAAAAAACTAAATAGAAAACTAGACGAAGATTGGCTTCAAACATTTACTGTGCGTCGCAATCAAGCACTACGCCAACAGTTAGTCGCCGTCCCCGGTATTTACGACTGCTTAAAGCAAGTACGTAAAAAATGGCCTAATCTCATTGCCTGTGCCTCTGCAGCCGAAAAATCAAAAATCATGCTGCAATTAGACAAAGTGGGATTAACCGATTTTTTTACGGGTCGTATATTTAGTGGGGTAGATGTGGCCCGTAATAAACCCTTTCCTGATGTGTATATAACTGCAGCTCATGCCTTGGGCGTTGACCCCAAAGACTGCGCCATCATAGAGGACAGTATCACCGGCATTACCGCAGGCGTTCAAGCAGGCGCTACGGTTTTTGCTTATTGCCCTGACGAAGAAGACCCCACTCCCCTACAACAGGCCGGCGCGCATCACGTTTTTCACCAAATGCAACAGTTACCCCTACTTTTGCAAGGCCACACTAGCTAA
- a CDS encoding two pore domain potassium channel family protein, with product MYEKKKEKIISQTAFVWRLAWHILAALLLILIMLTIGALGHIHFEDVDFHDAFLNTALIMGGIGTTVLPTSIAGKLFFSIFGMFVGFLFAAIVGMVLAPIVHRIVHRMHLDDED from the coding sequence ATGTACGAAAAGAAAAAAGAAAAAATCATTAGTCAAACGGCATTTGTTTGGCGATTAGCATGGCATATATTAGCCGCGCTATTACTTATTTTAATTATGCTGACGATAGGGGCTTTAGGTCATATTCATTTTGAGGATGTGGATTTTCATGATGCCTTTTTAAATACAGCCCTCATTATGGGTGGTATAGGAACGACGGTTTTACCGACTAGCATAGCTGGTAAATTATTTTTTTCCATCTTTGGCATGTTTGTTGGGTTTTTATTTGCGGCAATAGTAGGAATGGTCTTAGCCCCTATTGTGCATAGAATAGTGCATCGCATGCATTTGGATGATGAGGATTAG